A region of uncultured Desulfobacter sp. DNA encodes the following proteins:
- a CDS encoding cobyrinate a,c-diamide synthase codes for MTVSREKVPGVVIAGLRGGSGKTIISLGITAAWKARNITVAPFKKGPDYIDAGWLSRAAGRPCYNLDTYLCTQSTVQTSYLTHSQSCDIAMVEGNRGLFDGIDMEGTTSTSELAKLLDLPVVLVLDCTKSTRTMAAVLMGCMQFDPDINICGVILNRLAGKRHEGKVRANIERFCNIPVLGAVPKLKEEDFPERHMGLVTSEEHAGSDISLSRARQVALDNIDIDELFSKVSSYKGKGMPDVDIPFQETIPAVSTPENQEPVSDNMTVTIGIVRDSAFQFYYPDNIEALENLGARIKFISPLSQSDIPEVDAIYMGGGFPETHAAQLSANETFRNNLKELSRSGLPIYAECGGLIFLGESICLDDVVYSMTGILPLRFGLSKRPQGHGYTEVEVVNENPFYARGEVLRGHEFRYSKVLSIDYDDTAMAFKMIRGKGILEKKDGFFQNNTFGTYTHIHALGTTGWAPSLIAKARSYKASR; via the coding sequence ATGACTGTCAGTAGGGAAAAAGTCCCTGGAGTTGTCATTGCCGGACTCAGGGGTGGTTCGGGTAAGACAATAATATCCCTTGGGATAACTGCCGCATGGAAAGCCCGGAATATAACAGTGGCCCCCTTTAAAAAGGGTCCTGACTATATTGACGCCGGCTGGCTATCACGGGCAGCCGGCCGCCCCTGCTATAATCTTGATACCTATCTGTGCACCCAGTCTACGGTGCAAACGTCTTATCTCACCCATTCCCAATCCTGTGACATTGCCATGGTCGAGGGCAACCGCGGTCTTTTCGACGGCATTGATATGGAAGGGACCACCTCCACCAGCGAACTTGCCAAGTTGCTTGATCTTCCTGTGGTGCTTGTACTGGACTGCACCAAATCCACCCGAACCATGGCCGCTGTACTCATGGGCTGCATGCAGTTTGATCCGGACATCAACATTTGCGGCGTTATTCTCAATCGACTGGCCGGAAAGCGGCATGAGGGAAAAGTCCGGGCAAATATTGAACGGTTCTGCAACATCCCGGTCCTGGGTGCCGTGCCAAAGCTTAAAGAGGAAGATTTTCCTGAACGTCATATGGGGCTTGTCACTTCCGAAGAACATGCAGGAAGCGATATATCCCTGTCCCGGGCCAGGCAGGTGGCTCTTGATAATATTGATATTGATGAGCTGTTTTCAAAGGTCTCCTCGTATAAAGGGAAAGGCATGCCCGATGTCGACATCCCCTTTCAGGAAACAATCCCGGCTGTCAGCACACCTGAAAATCAAGAGCCGGTATCAGATAATATGACTGTTACCATTGGCATTGTCCGGGATTCCGCATTTCAGTTTTATTATCCTGACAACATTGAGGCCTTGGAAAATCTGGGGGCCCGAATTAAATTCATCAGCCCCTTATCCCAGTCCGACATCCCCGAAGTAGACGCCATTTATATGGGAGGCGGCTTTCCCGAAACCCATGCAGCCCAGCTGTCTGCCAATGAGACGTTCAGAAATAATTTAAAAGAATTGTCCCGCAGCGGCCTTCCCATTTATGCCGAATGCGGCGGTTTGATATTCCTTGGGGAGAGCATTTGCCTTGATGATGTGGTTTACTCCATGACAGGAATTCTTCCCCTGCGGTTTGGACTGTCCAAACGCCCCCAGGGCCATGGGTACACTGAAGTTGAAGTGGTGAATGAAAATCCTTTTTACGCCAGGGGAGAAGTGCTGCGAGGCCATGAATTCCGGTACTCCAAAGTCCTTTCCATTGACTATGACGATACGGCCATGGCGTTTAAAATGATCCGGGGGAAGGGCATACTTGAAAAAAAGGATGGTTTCTTTCAAAACAATACTTTCGGCACCTATACCCACATCCATGCCCTCGGCACCACCGGGTGGGCCCCTTCCCTGATCGCCAAAGCCCGAAGCTATAAAGCTTCACGCTGA
- a CDS encoding dissimilatory sulfite reductase D family protein, producing MASDLLNDKEAATKAVVDWLQGKAGSKTKFYIKDFYKLFPDDKPREIKKVINKMVEEQVLEFWSSGSTTMYGLKGAGIQHSSEGEA from the coding sequence ATGGCAAGCGATCTTCTGAACGATAAAGAAGCAGCCACGAAAGCCGTTGTTGATTGGCTTCAGGGAAAGGCCGGCAGCAAAACCAAATTTTATATTAAAGACTTTTATAAACTTTTCCCCGATGACAAACCCCGGGAAATTAAAAAGGTTATTAATAAAATGGTAGAAGAACAGGTCCTCGAATTCTGGTCCTCCGGATCTACCACTATGTACGGTCTGAAGGGTGCTGGCATCCAGCATTCCTCCGAGGGCGAAGCATAG
- the dsrB gene encoding dissimilatory-type sulfite reductase subunit beta, whose product MAFISTGYDPKNPMQNRITDIGPRDFNDFYPPVIAKNKGKWSHHEILEPGVLVHVADSGDEVYTVRVGGARLMGTAHINEICEIADKHCDGYVRFTTRNNIEFMVDSKDKVEPLKNDLASRKYAGGSFKFPIGGTGAGVTNIVHTQGWIHCHTPATDASGTVKVTMDALFDDFQQMRMPAQLRVSMACCLNMCGAVHCSDIAILGYHRKPPMLDHEYLDKVCEIPLAVSACPTAAIKPAKVKLANGTEVKSVEVKNERCMYCGNCYTMCPSMPLADADGDGIVLMAGGKVSNRISDPKFSKVVVAFLPNEMPRWPSMTDAIKKIVNAYSNGANKYERLGDWAERIGWEKFFEACELDFTHHLIDDFRQQAYMSWRQSTQFKF is encoded by the coding sequence ATGGCATTTATTTCCACAGGGTATGATCCCAAAAACCCGATGCAAAACAGGATCACCGACATCGGTCCCAGAGACTTTAACGATTTCTATCCTCCTGTTATCGCTAAAAATAAAGGCAAATGGTCCCACCATGAAATCCTGGAGCCCGGCGTACTGGTTCATGTGGCCGATTCCGGTGATGAAGTATATACCGTAAGAGTTGGTGGTGCGCGTCTGATGGGCACTGCTCACATCAATGAAATCTGTGAGATTGCCGACAAACATTGTGACGGGTATGTCCGTTTCACCACCCGTAACAACATTGAGTTCATGGTTGACTCCAAGGACAAAGTAGAGCCCCTGAAAAACGATCTGGCTTCCAGAAAGTACGCCGGCGGTTCCTTTAAATTCCCCATCGGCGGCACTGGTGCCGGCGTCACCAACATCGTTCACACCCAGGGCTGGATCCACTGTCATACCCCGGCAACTGATGCTTCCGGTACTGTAAAGGTCACCATGGATGCACTGTTTGACGATTTCCAACAGATGAGAATGCCTGCACAGCTTCGTGTTTCCATGGCTTGCTGCCTGAACATGTGCGGTGCTGTTCACTGTTCTGACATCGCCATTCTGGGTTACCACAGAAAACCGCCAATGCTTGACCATGAATACCTGGACAAGGTTTGCGAAATCCCCTTGGCCGTTTCCGCATGCCCCACCGCAGCCATCAAACCGGCAAAAGTTAAACTGGCCAACGGCACTGAAGTAAAATCCGTTGAAGTTAAAAACGAACGCTGCATGTACTGCGGTAACTGCTACACCATGTGCCCCTCCATGCCCCTTGCCGACGCCGACGGTGACGGTATCGTTCTCATGGCTGGCGGCAAGGTGTCCAACCGTATTTCCGATCCGAAATTCTCCAAGGTTGTTGTGGCCTTCCTGCCCAACGAAATGCCCCGCTGGCCGTCCATGACCGACGCCATCAAAAAGATTGTTAACGCCTACTCAAACGGCGCCAACAAATACGAACGTCTGGGTGACTGGGCGGAGAGAATCGGATGGGAAAAATTCTTTGAAGCTTGTGAACTTGACTTCACCCACCACCTGATTGACGATTTCCGTCAGCAGGCCTACATGAGCTGGCGTCAGTCCACTCAGTTTAAATTCTAA
- the dsrA gene encoding dissimilatory-type sulfite reductase subunit alpha — protein MAKHQTPLLDELESGPWPSFVSDLKQQAEVRAKNEKGVEFQIPQDCVDDLLGVLELSYKHGRTHWKHGGIVGVFGYGGGVIGRYCDQPKLFPGVEHFHTIRVNQPAGKYYTTEYLRQLTDLWDFRGSGVTNMHGATGDIILLGTTTPQLEEVFWTLTHDMNQDLGGSGSNLRTPADCLGQSRCEYACYDTSALCHFLTNEYQDELHRPAFPYKFKFKLDGCPNCCVASIARSDMSFIGTWKDDIRIDQDAVNKYVEGDAAYPPNAGAHKGKDWGPFDIQKEVIGLCPTGCMKFENKKLTIDNANCTRCMHCICVMPKALKIGKETGLSILCGAKAPILDGAQMGSLLVPFVEVNPENDYEEITEIIENVWDWWMEEGKNRERLGELIMRQGFQKLLEVTGIEAMPQHVAYPRTNPYIFWKEDEVTGGWERDVDDYRKHHLR, from the coding sequence ATGGCTAAGCATCAAACTCCTTTACTGGACGAGCTGGAATCTGGCCCGTGGCCTAGCTTCGTTTCTGACCTGAAACAGCAGGCAGAAGTCAGAGCAAAAAACGAAAAAGGCGTTGAATTTCAGATTCCCCAGGATTGTGTAGACGATCTTCTCGGTGTTTTGGAACTCTCTTACAAACATGGACGTACCCACTGGAAACACGGCGGCATCGTTGGCGTATTCGGTTACGGCGGCGGCGTTATCGGTCGTTACTGCGACCAGCCCAAACTGTTCCCCGGTGTTGAACATTTCCACACCATCCGCGTAAACCAGCCTGCTGGTAAATACTACACAACCGAATACCTCAGACAACTGACCGATCTGTGGGACTTCAGGGGCTCCGGAGTTACCAATATGCACGGCGCCACCGGCGACATCATTCTGCTGGGCACCACGACTCCCCAGTTGGAAGAAGTGTTCTGGACACTGACCCACGATATGAACCAGGATCTGGGTGGTTCCGGCTCCAACCTGAGAACCCCTGCTGACTGCCTTGGCCAGTCCAGATGTGAATATGCCTGCTACGACACTAGCGCACTGTGCCATTTCCTGACCAACGAATATCAGGATGAGCTGCATCGTCCGGCATTCCCCTACAAGTTTAAATTCAAACTTGACGGCTGCCCCAACTGCTGCGTGGCGTCCATCGCCCGTTCCGACATGTCCTTCATCGGTACCTGGAAAGACGACATCCGCATTGATCAGGACGCGGTTAACAAATATGTTGAAGGCGATGCTGCATACCCCCCCAACGCCGGTGCCCACAAAGGCAAAGACTGGGGTCCCTTTGACATCCAGAAAGAAGTTATCGGACTTTGCCCCACAGGCTGCATGAAGTTTGAAAACAAAAAACTGACCATTGACAATGCCAATTGCACCCGCTGCATGCACTGTATCTGTGTTATGCCCAAAGCCCTTAAAATCGGTAAAGAGACTGGTCTGTCCATTCTCTGCGGTGCCAAGGCTCCGATCCTTGACGGTGCCCAGATGGGCTCTCTGCTGGTTCCCTTTGTTGAAGTCAATCCTGAAAATGATTACGAAGAAATCACAGAAATCATTGAAAACGTATGGGATTGGTGGATGGAAGAAGGCAAGAACCGTGAACGTCTTGGCGAGCTGATTATGCGCCAGGGTTTCCAGAAACTTCTGGAAGTGACCGGTATCGAAGCGATGCCCCAGCATGTTGCCTACCCGAGAACCAACCCCTACATCTTCTGGAAAGAAGACGAAGTAACGGGTGGCTGGGAACGTGACGTTGACGATTACAGAAAACATCACTTAAGATAA
- a CDS encoding tetratricopeptide repeat protein, with amino-acid sequence MADTQSLPQNADEQIAKLRHALIQNAECGTTHYNLAVALIGKQEFAEAEQVLHDAIDCSPTLSEAYVQLGGLCLQRGDLEGCFRYNQRATKARAGFAEGYANMAFVLLQLVDGQNAKEDEEKVDKAIKNLKKAIIHNKNFIQAYTTLGTAYYMKGLVEEAIKANLQALAIEPKFPVAHNNLAVAYLELEDYKQAITHCDIAGDLGFEVNPALIDELAPHRNA; translated from the coding sequence ATGGCCGACACCCAAAGCCTGCCTCAAAATGCAGACGAGCAGATTGCAAAGCTCAGACATGCACTGATCCAAAACGCCGAATGCGGCACAACCCACTACAACCTGGCTGTTGCGCTCATCGGAAAGCAGGAATTTGCGGAAGCAGAACAAGTGCTCCATGATGCCATTGATTGCAGCCCCACCCTGTCCGAAGCCTATGTACAGTTAGGAGGCCTGTGTCTGCAGCGCGGCGACCTTGAAGGTTGTTTCCGCTACAACCAGCGCGCCACCAAGGCCCGGGCGGGTTTTGCCGAAGGCTATGCGAATATGGCCTTTGTCCTGTTGCAACTGGTGGACGGCCAGAACGCCAAGGAAGATGAGGAAAAAGTGGACAAGGCCATTAAAAATTTAAAAAAAGCCATTATCCACAATAAGAATTTTATCCAGGCATATACGACTTTGGGTACCGCCTATTACATGAAGGGACTGGTTGAGGAGGCGATAAAGGCCAACCTTCAGGCCCTGGCCATTGAACCCAAGTTTCCCGTTGCCCACAACAACCTGGCTGTGGCCTATCTTGAACTTGAAGATTATAAACAGGCGATCACCCATTGTGATATCGCCGGGGATTTAGGTTTTGAAGTAAATCCGGCGCTGATTGATGAGCTTGCCCCCCACCGCAATGCATAA
- the dapA gene encoding 4-hydroxy-tetrahydrodipicolinate synthase — protein MEQGCYTALITPFTRAGDLDRDGLSGLIDFQIENRITGILATGTTGESPTFKWDEHNLVIDLIAKQTKGKCKCIAGTGSNNTNEALIATSHAAEQGVDSVLLVDPYYNGPSSLEIRREYYEVVAGETPGLDIIPYIIPGRTGAQMLPQDLAILAEKCANVTSVKEATGNLDNMKLTRKLCGDGFNIFSGDDALVCSIMADEQIRACGSISVMSNIAPASMARMVELLNQGKTQEALAIHTALSPLLDLVVITTEEESKYGPVKCRARNPLPLKTMMQILGMPCGPCRPPLGKMTQKGFEIALCALKKVQADNPEVLAPAASFFNLDIDARLNDSAAHAALWYNY, from the coding sequence ATGGAACAAGGATGCTATACAGCACTTATCACCCCGTTCACCCGGGCTGGTGATCTGGATCGGGACGGCTTGTCCGGGCTCATTGATTTCCAGATTGAAAACCGGATTACCGGAATTCTTGCCACCGGCACCACCGGTGAAAGCCCAACATTTAAATGGGATGAACATAATCTGGTTATTGATCTGATTGCCAAACAGACCAAAGGCAAGTGCAAGTGCATCGCGGGAACCGGTTCAAATAATACGAATGAAGCCTTGATAGCAACATCCCACGCGGCAGAGCAGGGTGTGGATAGTGTTCTTCTGGTGGATCCCTATTACAACGGACCGTCCTCCCTTGAAATCCGACGGGAATACTACGAGGTGGTGGCAGGGGAAACCCCGGGGCTGGACATCATCCCTTATATTATACCGGGGCGCACCGGCGCCCAGATGCTGCCCCAGGACCTTGCCATACTTGCAGAAAAATGTGCCAATGTAACCAGTGTCAAGGAAGCCACCGGCAACCTGGACAACATGAAACTGACCAGAAAGCTTTGTGGTGATGGTTTTAATATATTTTCAGGAGATGACGCCCTGGTTTGCAGCATCATGGCAGACGAGCAGATCCGGGCCTGCGGATCCATTTCCGTCATGTCCAATATCGCACCGGCATCCATGGCCCGGATGGTTGAGCTGCTTAATCAGGGTAAAACCCAGGAGGCCCTTGCCATTCACACCGCCTTGTCTCCCCTGCTGGATCTTGTGGTGATTACCACTGAAGAGGAGAGCAAATACGGGCCTGTCAAATGCCGGGCCAGAAATCCTTTGCCACTGAAAACCATGATGCAGATCCTTGGCATGCCGTGCGGCCCCTGCCGGCCGCCCCTGGGGAAAATGACCCAAAAAGGGTTTGAGATTGCGCTTTGTGCCTTAAAGAAAGTACAGGCAGACAATCCTGAAGTTTTAGCGCCGGCGGCCTCTTTCTTTAATCTGGACATTGATGCCCGCCTGAATGATTCAGCTGCCCATGCCGCATTGTGGTATAACTATTAG
- a CDS encoding YkgJ family cysteine cluster protein translates to MNAENKTDKTQARAEIPPEQLSLRSRFKFKCHKGVSCFTECCRGIDIMLTPYDILTMRKKLELDSEKFLSMLTNPQMLEKADMPVVTLKLLDDERRSCPFVRDNEGCVIYEDRPTTCRYYPLGVGSLSYSGEQGEKDEFFFMIKEPHCKGFDEPDEWTVGEWREDQGVDLRDEVNEGWLDLMVRKKSLPTSMQLSEQAKQMFFMVCYNIDKFKKFVFESSFLTRYKIPEERVAQIKDDDVKLLQFGFEWLKGTFFHAGEEMFNTKENPGDATAPEK, encoded by the coding sequence ATGAACGCTGAAAATAAGACGGATAAAACACAGGCCCGGGCGGAAATTCCACCCGAACAGCTCAGCCTTAGAAGCCGGTTTAAATTTAAATGCCATAAAGGCGTGTCCTGTTTTACCGAGTGCTGCAGGGGGATTGATATCATGCTCACCCCCTATGATATTTTAACCATGCGCAAAAAACTGGAATTGGACTCGGAAAAATTTCTTTCCATGCTCACCAACCCCCAGATGCTTGAAAAAGCGGATATGCCCGTGGTGACCCTGAAACTGCTTGATGATGAACGTCGCTCCTGCCCGTTTGTCCGGGACAACGAGGGGTGCGTGATCTATGAAGACCGCCCCACCACCTGCCGGTACTATCCCCTTGGTGTGGGATCGTTGAGCTACTCCGGGGAGCAGGGGGAGAAGGATGAGTTCTTTTTCATGATCAAGGAGCCCCATTGCAAAGGCTTTGATGAACCCGATGAATGGACTGTGGGGGAATGGCGTGAGGACCAGGGCGTTGATCTGCGCGATGAGGTCAATGAAGGGTGGCTGGATCTCATGGTCCGTAAAAAATCCTTACCGACCAGCATGCAGTTGTCCGAACAGGCCAAACAGATGTTTTTCATGGTGTGCTATAACATTGATAAATTTAAAAAGTTCGTATTTGAATCATCTTTCCTTACCCGGTACAAGATCCCGGAAGAGCGGGTCGCCCAGATTAAAGATGATGATGTAAAACTGCTCCAGTTTGGATTTGAATGGCTTAAAGGCACATTTTTTCATGCCGGAGAGGAGATGTTTAATACGAAAGAAAACCCCGGGGATGCAACTGCCCCTGAAAAATAA
- the galU gene encoding UTP--glucose-1-phosphate uridylyltransferase GalU codes for MRVKKAVFPVAGLGTRFLPATKAMAKEMLTVVDKPIIQYAVEEAFDAGIEQIIFVTGRGKKALEDHFDRSYELETTLKSKGKTDLLHMLQDLVPRTGTIVYTRQHDPLGLGHAIWCARDIVGDEPFAVLLADDMIQTPGKPVLAEMVEKFDRFRASIAAVMEVEKDQTDKYGILDAVSLEEDIVKIKDMVEKPDPEDAPSNLAIVGRYILTPKIWDYLGRKQAGAGGEIQLTDAMKGLLTEQPIFGYKFKGTRFDCGDKVGFQMANLAFSLERPEMRGKLLDFIKTIKS; via the coding sequence ATGAGAGTAAAAAAAGCCGTATTTCCGGTAGCAGGTCTTGGCACCCGCTTTCTCCCGGCCACCAAGGCCATGGCCAAGGAGATGCTGACCGTAGTGGACAAACCCATTATTCAATACGCTGTTGAGGAGGCGTTCGATGCGGGCATTGAGCAAATCATCTTTGTCACGGGCCGGGGTAAAAAAGCCCTGGAAGACCACTTTGACCGTAGTTATGAATTAGAGACCACGCTCAAAAGCAAGGGAAAAACAGATCTGCTGCACATGCTCCAGGATCTGGTTCCCAGGACCGGTACCATTGTCTATACCCGCCAGCATGATCCCCTCGGGCTTGGCCATGCCATCTGGTGTGCCAGGGACATTGTGGGTGACGAGCCCTTTGCCGTCCTTCTGGCCGACGATATGATCCAGACTCCTGGGAAACCTGTACTTGCTGAGATGGTGGAAAAATTTGACCGGTTCCGTGCATCCATAGCCGCCGTCATGGAGGTGGAAAAGGATCAGACCGATAAATATGGTATTCTGGATGCGGTTTCCCTGGAAGAAGACATTGTTAAAATCAAAGATATGGTGGAAAAACCCGATCCCGAGGACGCGCCGTCCAACCTGGCCATTGTGGGGCGGTACATCCTGACTCCCAAGATCTGGGATTATCTTGGCAGGAAACAGGCCGGAGCCGGCGGTGAGATCCAGCTCACTGATGCCATGAAGGGGCTTCTAACAGAACAGCCGATCTTTGGATATAAATTCAAGGGTACCCGGTTTGACTGCGGGGACAAGGTGGGATTTCAAATGGCCAATCTTGCCTTTTCCCTGGAACGGCCGGAAATGCGTGGAAAACTCCTTGATTTTATTAAAACCATCAAGAGCTGA
- a CDS encoding lytic transglycosylase domain-containing protein: protein MKSAKKNRIVKNQHGRALFFLFMCLCLTAPGTAIGDIYRYIDADGVVHFTNTPTSDGYTLFMEEKERERTRTKRFKAGPDDYDNIILKAAGIFGVDHALIKAVIHAESSFNPNAISSKGARGLMQIMPQNDAALNISNPFDPSQNIMAGTRYLKRMLIRYNEKLALALAAYNAGPSAVDKYQEIPPYEETRTYVQKVMSLYSRYKHS, encoded by the coding sequence TTGAAAAGCGCAAAAAAAAATAGAATAGTAAAAAATCAGCACGGACGGGCACTATTTTTTCTTTTCATGTGCCTGTGCTTGACAGCGCCCGGTACAGCTATAGGGGATATATATCGATATATTGACGCCGATGGTGTGGTACATTTCACCAACACACCCACCAGCGATGGCTATACGCTTTTTATGGAGGAAAAGGAACGGGAAAGGACCCGGACAAAAAGGTTTAAGGCCGGGCCCGACGACTACGACAATATTATTCTCAAAGCAGCCGGCATCTTTGGTGTGGACCACGCCCTGATCAAGGCCGTGATCCACGCGGAGTCCAGTTTCAACCCCAATGCCATATCCAGCAAGGGGGCACGGGGCCTGATGCAGATCATGCCCCAGAATGATGCCGCCCTGAATATATCCAACCCCTTTGACCCGTCCCAGAACATCATGGCCGGCACCCGGTATCTGAAGCGTATGCTCATTCGATACAATGAAAAACTTGCCCTGGCGCTTGCTGCATACAACGCAGGCCCTTCGGCTGTGGACAAATACCAAGAGATTCCACCCTATGAAGAAACCCGGACCTATGTACAAAAAGTAATGTCTTTGTATTCACGGTATAAACACAGCTGA